The following DNA comes from Zingiber officinale cultivar Zhangliang unplaced genomic scaffold, Zo_v1.1 ctg134, whole genome shotgun sequence.
CATTCTTCACCCAGTTTAATTGCGAAGCTGATGGATCTTGATGCATTCCCCTCTCTTGTCAAACAAAAAAAGAATATGGATAGCCCAATTTTTTGGGGAAATTATGTGAAAACTGAGGACCATTCAAAATGGAGAAATAAGGAGAGACAAGAGCTCAAACATGTTCTTCAAATAAGCAAACCAACCAAAAGTAAGAAGCATTCAAGTCACTCTGATATGAGGGCAAAACATAGACAAAGAGCATatgaagattatgagaagaataaAAGGGGTAAATTTATGGATATAAATAGGCAATCACCCATTGAATTGTTTTACAAATCTAAAGAACTCAATGGTGCATTTGGAATTTCAGATTCAAGCAGGGATCTTTTTCTGGAACTTCTCCAAGATTCCAACTCTTTATTTGCAAAGCATCTTCAAGATCTGAAACATGCACAGTTATCTCATCAAAGTAAGATCACAATACTAAAACCATCTAAATGCAGGACTGAGAATGGGAGGAATAAAGTTGGTTACAGGTCATCCAGAACAGAAAAAAGTAACAATAGGTTTACTTATATGCATCAGGAAATCACAGGCTCTTGTAAGACACATGAAGCAAGACCTAAAAAATGCCTCTTTGAAGAAGACACGGGTTCTCTTCCATATAATCCATTGGCACCACAGAGGGGCAGATCCAAACCTGCTGTTCATCCTGCTCATATTGTTATCTTGAAACCAATCCTTGAGAAAGCACAAAAGGTACCAGACGCTAATTTTTTAGACCACGATAACCTCTGGTTTGATTCCAAAAAAGACAAAAAAATTGCAGCATCTAGAGCTCAGGAGTTCTGTGACAAGGAAGAAACTGGTCACATGGTAAATGATGCAGAAGAAAACTACAGAAGGATCACTAGAAAGATGAGGCACAGCAGGAGTAGACTTAGCAAATTGGATTTTAGCCCTCCAGTTGCTGAGTACACTGGAGATGGGGACTCATTGACGATGCTAGACATCACAAAGCTTCCTGATTCTGCAGACCCTTGTGGGAATTGGAGAACTAGATTAAGCCCATTATCTATGGCTTCAACTAAATATTGTGTGAGCATGGAGGATCCAAACCACCACTATTTGGAGAGAGGGAATGTGACCCAACTATTTCAGAACTTAGGGCTTATTTCTCGATGCTCAAGCACACATGGTGAAGTTCTTGAACTATCTGAGGAAGAGACTCCAAGGTTTTCTGTAGATTTTTTGCATAGGGAAAATATATCATTGGAAGCTTTATCTAGAGATGAAATTCTCGGTAGCTGGAGCTTTCAATTGGGTATTAGCAGAGAAGATTCCCCAAGATATGGGAGCTCCATATTTTCTCCAAGATCCAATTCACTTCCGGCTTCATGTAGTCCAAAATATAAAGACAGAAAAAGCGTTGGTAGTAGCACCACTGAATTACCAACAGCTAAACAATCCGAGCACCCAAACTACAACTATCAACTGGCTGGCTATGTTGCAGAGGAAAATATGGCATCTGAACGGGAGATCCATGTCAACTCAGAAGGACTTAGAAAGAGAATTCATGCAAAAGATCTTGTCACCAAGACTAACTTAAATACTGCAATTACTAATCATGCCATCACCAACTCCAAGAGATATCATCTAAATGATAGTACTTTCATTTCTATACCTGGAGATGAGGTATGGCATTTGACTACTCAGGAGGAGCACGCAATGAAGTCTGCATTTCATGTTCCACTAGAcaatggatatggttatgttaagGATATAATACTTCAGGTGCCCCTCTTCCATTTTAGTTCTTTggtaaaattttctttaatatatataattatttctaagaaatattataattttacagCGATTTAGAGATTCACTCCTTTCATATTATCAAACAGATATGCAGCAGACATGTCTTCGATATATTATATTTAGATGCACAGAAAGTACTATCATGTGTCTTTACACTTTCACAGCCATCACTTAACACTTGATAGTTTGTTACAAACTTACActcttttaagtattttttttctgtttttttttcttctaatttttaaaacctaatttcatATCTTCAACTACTCCAAGAAAAAGACTCATTTATGGTTTCATGAGTTTTTAAATCAGATTCATACGTTTATGCTATTATAACATGTATgactataaatttttaaaatgcaaATTCTTCTCTCCAGAAAAAACCAAGTGGTCATCCTCATGGGAAATCGCTTCCATCTGACTCAAATGTTGCAAAATCACAACCTCTAAGCTCCAACGACCTTGAACAGCCTAGTCCAGTCTCAGTTCTAGAGACTCCATTGGAAGATGAAACTTACAGCTCAGGTTGCTTTCACAGATTAAGTGCAGATCTTAAAGGCAAGTCTAAATCTGcaactgattttcttctcctgAATTTTATAGTTTGTATATATTAACTAGTTTGGCTGAAGTGCAGAACTCCGAATTCAACTTCAACGTCTAAAAATGGACTCAGGCGCTACATGTGCAGAGGAAAGCCAGGTTCTTGTGCTGAGTGATGAAGATTGTGCAGCAGGCGATTGTGAACTTCTACCTCTAGGGGATTTACATGAAGTAAGATTCAAAGATGTTGATGATAGAGACTTCACATACCTAGTTGACATACTTTTGGAGACAGGTATTCAAAGTGTCCATGATGACAAACTCATAAAAGAGTGCTGCTGTCTTGGATTTGCTTTTGACCAATATGTTTTCGATAAGCTCGAGAAGAGTTACGATGGAATTTCTTCATGGTCAAGATCAGAACGCAAATTGCTGTTTGATGTCGTAAGTTGTAATCTAGTGGGTTTAGTTACTAGTTCATACTCAGATGTTTGCCTTGGGATGCCCACATCAAAGCTATGTCTGCCAACATACAACAGTGAGAGTCTTGTTGACGCACTATGGCAAATTGTGGTGAAGCAAAGGAAAGAGATACAATGCAGTCAGGAAAAGATGATCCTCGAGCCAGGATGGCTTGGCTGGAAAATTGATGCCAATGTCGTCGGGATAGAAATGGAGAGGTTGCTGAATGCTGATCTGTTGGAGgaacttgtcagtgagcttctcTTATGACAGTTTGGTGCCGGAGGTTTCATTTTCATCAATCCATCCTAGTTACCTCTCTAATTTACCAGCAAACGCTAAATGTTTAGGAGTAATGTCTAGAAAATAGATCTGCACCTCCACCTGTTTGAGCAATAAAATTTAACTTCATTGGAGGTGATCACGAAGACTATGCGTCAGTAATATAAATatgtaaaattttcaaataagtaATTATATATCCTATCAACTTTAACACTAAATTCtcacagaaaaataaaaaaaatatttaacactCAATATTTGACTGGGCTATACTCCCGGGGCCCTACGGCCTTGAAAATGAGGagaaatgaagaatatgagagatAGAGTAAGAATTTTGATATCAGCCCAGAGGCATGCAATAACGTAACGTATCTATCATAATTCATACATATGCAAAATATCCAATCAATTAATATATTCTTCTACGTTATTGATCGTTAATATATTCATCGTAGAGTCACTTAGAACACATACAATTCAATTAATTGATTCTTATATATCAgagaataatttaaaaataaaatagtttAATTAATACACGCACACAAattctttgtttttattttggCCCCAGAGGTAGAATCTTCTCTacgctgatcgatcgaccaaacaacAATCCTCATTTTTTCTTTGTTAGACTTGATTTTGTCTGGAAGAACACCACAAGTTTGGGAGTTAGTTTAACTCTGCaatcaatttatatttaatttctatacgAACCTTCAAACTCCCACGGCCATACGTTGGGATCTGCTTTTGTATAGGTTGTATGATCGATGACttggagattttaattatttagacATGTTTTGTTTGTTAGTGCGCTATAAATGGTGACTTTAAATGTAAGAATTGTTAACAAGTGTAGAGTCTTCGTTGTTTACTTCTGATGATCTAGAAGTGTTCAAAAtgctctcatattatttctttttttttccccccctctctctcttcAAAATATAGCTGTTTTATGTATCTAGTCCTTATATTCgataaatttgaaataaaatcagAATATATAGAGGAAAACCccataaattattaatttcaatgGCAAATTAAATGCGAGCATGTAATTTCATTCATTTTATGGTTCAGTTGAATTCGACACAGTCTCATGCATTTTTCTTATCCCAAATAAGACCAAAAAAAAATCCATCtcaattttcttaaaataaataaataaataaatttgtagaTGTATAGCTTTTAGTTTAAATAATatggtataataataataataataagctcAAGTGCCCTTATATCAGTCTTCCCAATTTTCACAAATGAACTAATTAAATAATTGACTGAGTAAAAATAAACAAGTAGATATACCTCCACTAGATAAGACAAGCTTGACCCCATCTACGTTAGGTAGACTCCTGACTTAGAGGAATTAAATGCGTAATGTTCAAACTATGCCAGTTAGACTAttataatcaaatttaatttagttgtcagcattttatataaattaaagtGTAAAATATAACATTATATTATTTGACTGAATtagatataaaatttttttatcattaGAATAAATCGAAAAGTATTTAAGATCCAAAAGCACTCCACATAAATTAGataaataatatcatctgtaGTGAAGGTGTGGTTGTCTATTGGCCAATAAATtactctagttttttttttttaaaaaacacagTTACTTACCTTCactagtttttttttccttttattttatataatttaaatttaggcAGATTAATTTAATTCTGAAAGTAAAGGATCTGGATTCCAGGTAGCTTCCCTCGGTCACTACTTTTCTACTTTGTTTTGCCTGGTCCGCAGTTGAGAAGACTCGGTTGCCCAAGTCCCAGATAACGAACGATCTCATCTCCCCATATATTTCAACAGAAATCGAGGCTTGTGGCGTGCTCtgacaatttttttaataattgcaACGGTCAAACGGAATCTCCAACAACTCAGGAGAGGAGAGTGGAGTTAATTCCTGTTTCCAAAATCAAGTGGCAAAACATGAATATGTTTGTCTCAACATTTTTATCAATTTATGTCAGgatcatgaaaaaaataaatcatagatGATTACTAATTTTTGGAATAATGATTAACATAGGAAGACATTTATCTTAGATTTATTGAGATTCGAATCTTAAATTTTATGATGATAATATCTTATGGGTTAATCATTAGACCCATTCGAGATAACTTGTTTTCAGAATCAGAGAGAGAAAGCGGTTGGAGttcttttttaattattatttttaaatttgaaaacttgcATTCTTGTTCGATTGAAGGAGTCCACGAATAAAATAGCGGTTGatactgctgctgctgctgcagatAGAGTCGTCTATAAATACCAATACCATGATGGTCTGCACTGAAGCTTAGAAACAGATTAAACAAGCATGACGAGGAAGGGGTTGAGGAGCTTCTTGCCTTACTCCTCCTCATTCGGTCGGCTGCtttaccaccaccaccaccatagCGGCAGCCCGTCGCCGGCAGCGTCTCCTCGGCCTCTGCAGCAGGCTTCCTCGGAAGCGCTGATGGCAGAGTACATGGCGGCGGAGGAGGCGGCGGAGGCTATAGTGACCCAGTGGCGCCCGGACGCCAAGATTACTTCTTTGTTCCGTGATGATCGCGCGGAGGCACGCGAGTTCCTCGCCGCCGTCCGTAGCGTCCATAGATACATGCTGTTCGTTGTCTCCGCCGGCGATTCGCCGGCGTCCAAACCGGCACTGGTAAGAGGACAAACGGTGTTGCAGTGCGCCATGGACCGCCTCGAGAAGGAGTTCTATCGGATCCTTGCCGCCAACCGCGACCGCCTCGACCCCGAGTCCCTCTCCATCCGCTCCTCCACCCGATCCAGCGTCTCCGACGacgcggaggaggaggaggagcaggagGAGGAGGTCGATGGTGAGGCGGCCATCGCCGTAGCCGACCTCCGAGCCATTGCCGAGACCATGATCTCCGTCGGGTACGGCAAGGAGTGCGTCCGGGTTTACAAGATCATCCGGAAGTCGGTCGTCGACGAGGACCTCTACCGCCTTGGATTCGAACGGCCGGCGCCTAATTTGCATGTCCACAAGCTCGATTGGACGCTGGTCGAGATAAAAATACGATCTTGGATCGCCGCTTCGCGTGTGGCCGTCACCGCCCTGTTCGCCGGAGAGAGGATGCTCTTGGACCACGTCTTCTCCGGCTTCGACACCGTAAGAGAAGCCGTGTTCGTCGATATCGTCGGAGAGGCGGCGAGGGAGTTCTTCCGTTTCCCAGAGCTGGTGGCGAAATCCAAACGGTCAACGGAGAGGATTTTCCGgatcctggagctccacgaagccGTCTCGGAGCTGTTGCCGGAAATTAAGCCGGTGTTCTCGTTCGTGTCGACGGTCACTGTCCGGGACCAAGCCCTATCCTCGCTCGCTAAACTGGCCGAGCTCGTCCGCGATACTCTCGCTGAGTTCGAGGCGGAGGTACACAAGGAGCATTCCAAGATGATTGCTCCGGGCGGCGGGATTCACCCGCTCACTCGTCGCACGATGGATTACATCGCCAAGCTCGCCGACCACGATTCCACCCTCGCAGAGATCTACGCGGAGTTCCCATTTCAAAAATCTACTCTCCACCCGAATTTCTTTTTCGATGCGTCGGACTCTGCATCGGCGGCGGAGAAGACAGGGGCGCCGTCGTTTGCGTCCTTATCCtcgttttcttcttcctcctcctcctcctcgtcctcctcctccGGTAATCGATCGGGGATCGCCGGTCGGTTGGCGTTGCTGATTCTGGCGCTCCTCGCCAAGCTCGACGGCAAGGCGGCGGCGTACCGGCATGCAGGCCAATCATACCTTTTCCTGGCGAACAACCTCCAGTACATCGTGAACATGATCCGCCACTGCCGGCTGAGGGGTTTATTAGGCGAGGAGTGGTTGGCGCGGAACGCCGCGAAAGCGAGGCGGCATACAGCGGATTACGAAAGGGTGTCGTGGGGGAAGGTAGCAGCGGAGGTTCCGTCAGTGGAGGTCGGCGCTGGAGTGGCGCGGGTACAGATGCGGGCATTCGTGGCGGCGGTGGAGGCGACGTGCGCTGCGCAGGCCGGGTGGGTGGTGGCGGACGCGGGGATGAGGGAGGAGGTGAGGGAGGCGGTGAGGGAAATGGTGCTGCCTGCGTATCGGGGGTTCTACCAGCGGTGGAAGGCGGCGGTGGAGGAGGGCGAGGCAGCGAAGTTGTCGCCCGAGATTGTGCGCCAGCGGCTCGCGGAGCTCTTCTCCGGTTCCGACGAAGCTGGTTCCGGTTCGTTCTCGAGTTCTTCGGAGTCCCGTTCATCCCGGTCCGAAGCGTCATCCAGGTCCCTATAAGATCTAGGCCGTTGCTGGTAACGAGCATGGGAATTCAACGACTGATTCTTTTTCCTAGAATCAATGTATTATTTGTCACTAATAAATTGTAATGGAATttacataaaataattaaaaattagattgcattctgaaaataattttacaaatacTAATAAACTCCCTAAAAAACTAAAGTTGGATGATATATACATGTTCAAATATTATCTccgttaaatatattttaaatttgtcagattatttaaaagtattgaaCAATAGTATCATGTAATCAATAAAGAGCTGTTAAGCGTTATGTTGATGATAATATCGTACACCTCTCACAATTCAAGATTCTGCTGGAAATTCCCTCTTTATTCTAAGATTGGCACGGCAGAAAGCATTTTCACAGAATCTGCTTTTGTTTGATTATGAAGCCCAAAAACTAGATAAATAAAATCAAGTTTGTGGCTTGTTGTAATCACAAAAAGTATAGTTTGACATTCGAGTAATCCAAGTAGGTTTTGTATGAAGGATATACAAAAGAATATACAACCAACAAATAAATATACATTCTGTTTAGGTGCTTTGTGATCAACTCATGTTACGACTTGCAAACTTCATCAATCACTCCCAATTGCAGtgtacatttatttatttatttgattttgacGCCAGCATATGAGGTTTTGATTCCTGTTCTTCTAGTTCATCGAACTCCCAGCCATCAATCTCTTCAGTCGTGTATTCCCTGCTCACTTGTCCAAATTCCATTTCCAGTTTTGCAATTTCTGATTCTGGATCAAATGGCTCATCATTCATCCTAGGAGACGACATATTCGTCCTAGGAGATGGTGTAGATGAGCCCATAGCTTTATATTTTGGTGAACTGGCAATCTTAGCAGCCGCAGCTGCTGCTGCTGAAGGACTCTCTGCTGATCTATCTTCAGAGTGCATCGCCATTTCATCAGGAACTTCCATCTCTAGATATGGTCGTTCAATAGACTCAAATTCAGCTCGCATTTTATCAATCAATTCAAATAGTTCATCAACTTCCGGATCATCTTTCCTGAAGATGTTAACATGTTAAATTTTAGTTATCCAAAAAGTTGAGATGATTGCAAACATTTATATGCAACTAACATATATGTAGTAAGTACTAAACGAATACATAGATGCAGTACCTGAGACCATTTTCACTTTCAGCATAATAGAGCTTCTTCATGTGATCAACCACACTAAAGGCAGTCACAATCTGAAAAGAGATGGTTACGTTATGATATAATAAAATTATCGATGTCCTTATAAAAATGTCAAGATGCTTTGGTAAATTATCATATACAATGACCATTTTCACAAAACTTTTTGGTGCTTATGCTTAAAACTAATCTCATGGCTGAAATTTTGGTTCAGTCCCTATACCTAATATCTGTTAATCCTCGTAACTAAAGGCCTTTTTTTTATATCTATTGTCTTCAGGGATTTCCACAACCCAACAAAGGCCAATAGAAGTTGATAATGAATGTGTTTTCTCATGTCTCCGATCCTAATACAACTAGGACGAGCTGTATAGGCAAAGATCCAATCAAAGGACTGTTGAAGAATTGTTGAAAACTTAAAATGTGATTGGAAATAGAAAAAATGATGAGTATTCACCGAATAAGTGAAATCAGATCATAAGAGAAATCAGTAGATTTTGAAAAAGTTGATTGATTTCTAGCTGACATTGTCTTAATTGAACAAAGACGGAAAAAGAACCTGGAGAAACAAAGAGTTTACTTGTTGATTGAGATAGACAGACCCAATATGGAGACCGGATCCAGGATCATGGCCACGATTCAGCCGTAATTGATTGTGATCTCTCCCTGGGTTCACCTTCTCAtccaggttatagtttgggtcggaATGAGGTGGATGGGTGGCAGGGCAGCCGGGCGCCAAGCGGGGGATGGCCTCCCACCGCCCACCCCGACCTAACTATAATCTGGATGGAAAGGTGAACCCAAGGAGGGATCGCAATCAATTGCGACCAAATCGCGACGGCAATTCGGCCGCGATTGCATTGTGGACCATCCCCCGGTCCACAAAAAGTGGAACAGAGGATCCTCTCTTCCAATATGAGGTTCTTTGTTCTGCTCCTAGCCCAGCCACTAGATTGCATGAGAAACAgaggatttttttattattattttttatatgaacTCAGATCTCATCAATCCTACTGATACAAAATGTCCAGTATCTTGactttgttggaccccgtggtagttttgatgtgatcaaccaagttggttaggtcctgctgtgtttgatccctgtgtctgagtgtgcaggagcttaggagcacaggaagtcgagcggaagacgcagctagcgagaaggacggcacgggaagggagccgacgggctcggtgcgtccgaaggacgagagagctgcggaagagtactccggtgggcgtgaagagcgtgcgcggcgttcgagggatgttaagccgggacagaaggctgctcgaggagaaggccgggaattgggttcgggtgagccctattccggttggccgcaatcacccaaaagaacggaacgtcggaagctgaagaaaccaggctCGAaaatgagctgccagcttggaggcgcctccagcttgaaggcgccttcaagataaagttttatccactcatctcttggaggcgccttggacccctaatggaggcaccttggaccctcgagatagactttccaggagctataaaaaggcccctggagctaggaattcaataacaactcaagcaatcagtctgtaagcaattcctaagcaactagtgagcttccaaagtgtaaaaggcttctc
Coding sequences within:
- the LOC122036197 gene encoding uncharacterized protein LOC122036197 isoform X2, whose amino-acid sequence is MHHRSRPRRREAPPAAAEFGRRRVSVNPAPNEDHYDFRKRSNATSTAIDSGYIMGFSAEEDTFAAMIKRSPSKKTSEVLIKDLIEEELSKGKVTKHSSPSLIAKLMDLDAFPSLVKQKKNMDSPIFWGNYVKTEDHSKWRNKERQELKHVLQISKPTKSKKHSSHSDMRAKHRQRAYEDYEKNKRDSSRDLFLELLQDSNSLFAKHLQDLKHAQLSHQSKITILKPSKCRTENGRNKVGYRSSRTEKSNNRFTYMHQEITGSCKTHEARPKKCLFEEDTGSLPYNPLAPQRGRSKPAVHPAHIVILKPILEKAQKVPDANFLDHDNLWFDSKKDKKIAASRAQEFCDKEETGHMVNDAEENYRRITRKMRHSRSRLSKLDFSPPVAEYTGDGDSLTMLDITKLPDSADPCGNWRTRLSPLSMASTKYCVSMEDPNHHYLERGNVTQLFQNLGLISRCSSTHGEVLELSEEETPRFSVDFLHRENISLEALSRDEILGSWSFQLGISREDSPRYGSSIFSPRSNSLPASCSPKYKDRKSVGSSTTELPTAKQSEHPNYNYQLAGYVAEENMASEREIHVNSEGLRKRIHAKDLVTKTNLNTAITNHAITNSKRYHLNDSTFISIPGDEVWHLTTQEEHAMKSAFHVPLDNGYGYVKDIILQKKPSGHPHGKSLPSDSNVAKSQPLSSNDLEQPSPVSVLETPLEDETYSSGCFHRLSADLKELRIQLQRLKMDSGATCAEESQVLVLSDEDCAAGDCELLPLGDLHEVRFKDVDDRDFTYLVDILLETGIQSVHDDKLIKECCCLGFAFDQYVFDKLEKSYDGISSWSRSERKLLFDVVSCNLVGLVTSSYSDVCLGMPTSKLCLPTYNSESLVDALWQIVVKQRKEIQCSQEKMILEPGWLGWKIDANVVGIEMERLLNADLLEELVSELLL
- the LOC122036197 gene encoding uncharacterized protein LOC122036197 isoform X3 → MGFSAEEDTFAAMIKRSPSKKTSEVLIKDLIEEELSKGKVTKHSSPSLIAKLMDLDAFPSLVKQKKNMDSPIFWGNYVKTEDHSKWRNKERQELKHVLQISKPTKSKKHSSHSDMRAKHRQRAYEDYEKNKRGKFMDINRQSPIELFYKSKELNGAFGISDSSRDLFLELLQDSNSLFAKHLQDLKHAQLSHQSKITILKPSKCRTENGRNKVGYRSSRTEKSNNRFTYMHQEITGSCKTHEARPKKCLFEEDTGSLPYNPLAPQRGRSKPAVHPAHIVILKPILEKAQKVPDANFLDHDNLWFDSKKDKKIAASRAQEFCDKEETGHMVNDAEENYRRITRKMRHSRSRLSKLDFSPPVAEYTGDGDSLTMLDITKLPDSADPCGNWRTRLSPLSMASTKYCVSMEDPNHHYLERGNVTQLFQNLGLISRCSSTHGEVLELSEEETPRFSVDFLHRENISLEALSRDEILGSWSFQLGISREDSPRYGSSIFSPRSNSLPASCSPKYKDRKSVGSSTTELPTAKQSEHPNYNYQLAGYVAEENMASEREIHVNSEGLRKRIHAKDLVTKTNLNTAITNHAITNSKRYHLNDSTFISIPGDEVWHLTTQEEHAMKSAFHVPLDNGYGYVKDIILQKKPSGHPHGKSLPSDSNVAKSQPLSSNDLEQPSPVSVLETPLEDETYSSGCFHRLSADLKELRIQLQRLKMDSGATCAEESQVLVLSDEDCAAGDCELLPLGDLHEVRFKDVDDRDFTYLVDILLETGIQSVHDDKLIKECCCLGFAFDQYVFDKLEKSYDGISSWSRSERKLLFDVVSCNLVGLVTSSYSDVCLGMPTSKLCLPTYNSESLVDALWQIVVKQRKEIQCSQEKMILEPGWLGWKIDANVVGIEMERLLNADLLEELVSELLL
- the LOC122036197 gene encoding uncharacterized protein LOC122036197 isoform X1 — protein: MHHRSRPRRREAPPAAAEFGRRRVSVNPAPNEDHYDFRKRSNATSTAIDSGYIMGFSAEEDTFAAMIKRSPSKKTSEVLIKDLIEEELSKGKVTKHSSPSLIAKLMDLDAFPSLVKQKKNMDSPIFWGNYVKTEDHSKWRNKERQELKHVLQISKPTKSKKHSSHSDMRAKHRQRAYEDYEKNKRGKFMDINRQSPIELFYKSKELNGAFGISDSSRDLFLELLQDSNSLFAKHLQDLKHAQLSHQSKITILKPSKCRTENGRNKVGYRSSRTEKSNNRFTYMHQEITGSCKTHEARPKKCLFEEDTGSLPYNPLAPQRGRSKPAVHPAHIVILKPILEKAQKVPDANFLDHDNLWFDSKKDKKIAASRAQEFCDKEETGHMVNDAEENYRRITRKMRHSRSRLSKLDFSPPVAEYTGDGDSLTMLDITKLPDSADPCGNWRTRLSPLSMASTKYCVSMEDPNHHYLERGNVTQLFQNLGLISRCSSTHGEVLELSEEETPRFSVDFLHRENISLEALSRDEILGSWSFQLGISREDSPRYGSSIFSPRSNSLPASCSPKYKDRKSVGSSTTELPTAKQSEHPNYNYQLAGYVAEENMASEREIHVNSEGLRKRIHAKDLVTKTNLNTAITNHAITNSKRYHLNDSTFISIPGDEVWHLTTQEEHAMKSAFHVPLDNGYGYVKDIILQKKPSGHPHGKSLPSDSNVAKSQPLSSNDLEQPSPVSVLETPLEDETYSSGCFHRLSADLKELRIQLQRLKMDSGATCAEESQVLVLSDEDCAAGDCELLPLGDLHEVRFKDVDDRDFTYLVDILLETGIQSVHDDKLIKECCCLGFAFDQYVFDKLEKSYDGISSWSRSERKLLFDVVSCNLVGLVTSSYSDVCLGMPTSKLCLPTYNSESLVDALWQIVVKQRKEIQCSQEKMILEPGWLGWKIDANVVGIEMERLLNADLLEELVSELLL
- the LOC122036220 gene encoding exocyst complex component EXO70H1-like; this translates as MTRKGLRSFLPYSSSFGRLLYHHHHHSGSPSPAASPRPLQQASSEALMAEYMAAEEAAEAIVTQWRPDAKITSLFRDDRAEAREFLAAVRSVHRYMLFVVSAGDSPASKPALVRGQTVLQCAMDRLEKEFYRILAANRDRLDPESLSIRSSTRSSVSDDAEEEEEQEEEVDGEAAIAVADLRAIAETMISVGYGKECVRVYKIIRKSVVDEDLYRLGFERPAPNLHVHKLDWTLVEIKIRSWIAASRVAVTALFAGERMLLDHVFSGFDTVREAVFVDIVGEAAREFFRFPELVAKSKRSTERIFRILELHEAVSELLPEIKPVFSFVSTVTVRDQALSSLAKLAELVRDTLAEFEAEVHKEHSKMIAPGGGIHPLTRRTMDYIAKLADHDSTLAEIYAEFPFQKSTLHPNFFFDASDSASAAEKTGAPSFASLSSFSSSSSSSSSSSSGNRSGIAGRLALLILALLAKLDGKAAAYRHAGQSYLFLANNLQYIVNMIRHCRLRGLLGEEWLARNAAKARRHTADYERVSWGKVAAEVPSVEVGAGVARVQMRAFVAAVEATCAAQAGWVVADAGMREEVREAVREMVLPAYRGFYQRWKAAVEEGEAAKLSPEIVRQRLAELFSGSDEAGSGSFSSSSESRSSRSEASSRSL